The DNA region TCGATTTTGTACTCGCCAGGTGTTAAAAACACAACAGTACATTCATGATATGCCTTTGCCGATTCTAGTAGTGTTGTCAGTACTaccctaaaataaaaaaataaaaaatagcgttAAACGAACAGTAGATaaacttttaaagtttattaaaaatacaaacattttctATATTTgagttacaaaaattatttagtgcACACACAATTATATTGTGACAAAAAGAATTTATCAATCGAAATAGTTAtgaaattatgtggtgtcatgggacaccaggtagaggaacgaagttccttcggatagtatagaagcaacacaatttgagaaaaataatgttgaattttatatatattttctagttcttgatttttttttaatttcgttgattggtttttaattaagtacataaaagtatataggaaatttagtattttagaaaataacaaataccgtaaaataatataaatcaaacaaaataataataattcaaactattaagtgaaataagaAAACTTCATGTatccttatttattttactttatttttttattagatattacgtcacttccgttatatatttttcttacggttttagtatcacatttttttcagttcggtcgcccagccaaatgtcagcCTTCCGTAAGGAACTTCTTTcccatattttatttcaagttataatgtacttattttaaacaataattgtgtttgctcgcaaacgaaaaaaaaaccgacttcaattacatcgaagagtaatacaacgtagatcgacgaaaaaatagtcaagtaactacgcgttatcaaagattactcaaaaagtagttatcagatctcgataaaatttatatgagaccatttgataaacatcagctttcgattaaattaaaaattatcaaaatcggtacacccagtaaaaagttattgcggatttccgaaagtttccctcgatttctctaggatcccatcatcagatcctggtttttcttatcatggtaccaaactaaggatatcccctttccaaaaagaatgaattatcaaaatcgatacatccagtagaaagttatgcggtataatacaacgtaggtcgacgaaaaaagcgtcaagtaaaaacgcaatattagatataactcgaaaagtagttgttagatttcaaataaatttaaatgggaccaaatgacacacaccaccttttgattaaaagaaaatttgtcgaaatcgctccacccagtcaaaagttctgaagtaacatacataaaagaaaaaaatacagtcgaattgagaacctcctcctttttttgaaagtcggttaaaaatgttaacTAAATAAGTACTTGATTTATGTATAGCTCAACTCAAATGGTATTTTTTTACAcactttgtaatttaaaaaaagcaacaaTTTCGAGTTTCAAGCCTACACTGTAcgattatttagaataagaatagaattaattttttataacttacttGTTATTTCCAGCTGTTGCAACTCTGTTATCTAGTTTGTAGTTAAGCACACCATTATTATAATCCTGATAGAATTGAACGGATAGACACAATTTGTGTAACGGTCTGCTAAGATGATTCCAAACTGCTACTCCTAATGACAAACATTCACCAGCCATGCAATTGTACTCCTCTTGTGGCTTAATGCATTGATTGTTTAGACTCACCTCTGAAAGTGTAAGTTTAGATTACTTCCTAGTATTAACTGAGATTTTTAATCTcttgtaactatttttttaatccacCTCTTTCTAAAGTAACAATTtagttaatttgaaaatattgtagaaaatagcaatttatattattttagtacaaattCTGTAAATATACGAGGTGGATCCGTTACTTTCTGAATTTTCTGCATTTGCAGTGTGGTAAGCATTTGTCAGTTGACTTCATTCAAATTTTGAACACGTGACGTACTTTAGTTTGGGTATGTTTGTCagccattacatacatacatacaaaaagaaaaaaaaggaatttcCTATGCTCATCAAGAATTATTTTCCTCTAGTTATTTGACTGTAGCTCTTGCAAGGCCAAGTCATTGTATCTATACAAGCTTAACGTACATTCGCGCGCACTGACTAcctttcaattattattagtattgagCTATCTTACACAGTGGCGTATTTACCAATATGCTGGAGTCAGGGCGGCAAATAttgcttaaattttatttttgtcacagaaaaaaaaacattattatctaCATTCAGAAaattaatagattaaaaaaaagcaagctgaaataaactattttgccttgacttcattattttatggaattatGGAATGGGCGACCTAAAAAAGGTTTTGAGGGCTGGATCTGCGCCTGAATGTACTCCTACTAGGAAATAGGGTATCGAGTTTCAGAAGACACTTCAGTGGTCAGAAGGCGGCAAAACTGAATAGCCTATTGGCGGCTAATTTGTAAATTCTCCACTGATCTTACATTTAATTTCGAGGAccttgaataatttaattttacggaaacggataaaaaaaaatggaaaaacgTTTGACGAGCTCAAAGGAGACTAAGTTGAGAAACCAAGTCACAAACTTATTGTCGTGCCTTTTTACAACCTTTACCTCGTACTTTTCTAATGCGAGTATGGCGGTattctattaaattattcattacgGAACCACACGTTAGTAACACTTTATAAGTAATGAAACAATTAACTTATGGACTTACCCACAGTGGGGCAAGATGGGGCTTTTGCCCTACCCTGGCTCAAAGctaataatagatattttagattttaataagcATATTTTAGGTAAATTTAGCCAAAAGTTCTGCAAGCTATTATTGTAGTAGTGTTGATAGTAAATGATATGAAAATTTGCAGTAATaaagacaatttttaattttctacatCTTGTCcagtttttcatttatttttttgcccCATCTTTAAAAATTCTGGATACGGTCATGCTTaatgaatacattattatttatattgcttaatatttttaagtaactaGTAAAATCATTTACAAATCTTACCCCAATTCAATGGTGACATTCGCACAATATCCATCATAGTTTGAGAGAGAGTTATGCCTTTGACAGAAGCGCGACCAGTTATATTTGATTGTAGTAAGTGCCATTGTAGATCTACATTCTTAGTTAAATGTTCAGAACACATTAGTTCAAGACTATTGATTGATGTTCCTGTACTAATGGATTTTGGTTCAGCAGtatctgttaaaaaaaagtCTTATTAAGATATGCCTATATGCTTacatatctttaattttttttcgcacGATAAAGGACAACCACTGATTGATATTAGATAATTCCATCATCTTACTGTgtcgaaataaaaaagttagttAAAGAAAATGGACAACTACAAAAGAGGGTTACTAATATAGAAACACAATTTAAAGTATCAAAATGTTTgtctaaataattaattaaaatatttggagCATAGTTGGAGCTCCAATTTTGCGAAAGCCTACAAATTTgcgaattttttataattttcaaggGTTTATAAAATAGCTATAGCTGTGGTTTTTATAGCTACTGTAAACCAACCTTCCTCAATTTTAGTTATCGGGGTAGTAAATGGACATCTATCGAGTGGAACGGGTACCCTGCGAGACTCCTTCCCTTcgattaaaatatgtttagtgGGAGTGTAGTGAAAGTCCATTTCTTCGTTTGTTAGGTTTGTGATGTCCAATACTAGGTAGAGTTGACTAGGGCTGCAAGTAAAAGAAAAAGACGTAACATGtaattgatattaaatactattttgtaTATACATGGGGCCAATATCAATAAGCAGTAAAATCAATCTTGTCCGAAATTTAGGATTAGGAGTTAGGCccaaaaatcatatttttcagAGGCaggagaaaaatattttaggatAGGTTTAGGTTTACTAAATAAAGTTTGGAAATGTTTAGTTTATGGCGTCAATTAAAAAATGGCATATTAAAGCACAAACGAAGTTAATAGTCCAAGGCTAAATTTCTAATGTGTATAGGTACAATTAGATTAATTTCCCAAATTAATTAGATTATAGCTTACATTTCAGCGGGCAACACATCCCAGTGAGTTATAGACACACTTGGTAGTAACTCAAGATTCATTTGAAGAATAGATTGTCGGCAATGCAAATCCTTACCAACGCCTCCGGAATACCTTATAATAATCTGCAAAAATTGGAATAGTTATAGTTATcacatatgtatgtgtattaaataatatacccATGTAAGAAGAAAGAATATAAACCTGAGTTTCTATTTGACGTCCTCTTGACGGTGGCATAATAGAAAGTGGTGCGGACCAGCTAGTTGTTTGTGAATTGGTAGaccttaaaaataagtttttaaatatatttatattagacgTAAGTTAACAgcagataaaaattcaaatttaaaatacactCTTGTCTTGATtagtcattttatttaattactatatcAATCGCTGATcgatacttttttaaccgacttccaaaaaaggaggaggttctcaattcgactgtattttttttttaatgtatgttacatcagaacttttgactgggtggagcgatttcgacaaattttcttttaatcgaaaggtggtgtgtgccaattggtcccatttaaatttatttgagatctaacaactacttttcgagctatatctaataatgcgtttttacttgacgcttttttcgtcgacctacgttgtattataccgcataactttctactggatgtaccgattttgataattctttttttgttggaaaggagatatccctagtttggtatcatgataaggaaaccaggatctgatgatgggatcccagagaaattgatagaaattcttgaaaatccgcaataactttttactgggagtaccgattttgataattctttttttgttcgaaagaagatatccttagtttagtaccatgataaggaaaccaggatctgataatgggatcccagagaaatcgagggaacttcttgaaaatccgcaataactttttactgggtttaccgattttaataatttttaatttaatcgaaagctgatgtttgtcatgtggtcacatataaatttcattgagatctgataactactttttgagtaatctttgataacgcgcagttacttgagtattttttcgtcgatctacgttgtgttactcgtcgatgtaattgaagtcggtttttttcgtttgcgagcaaacacaattattaaatttgttttggcttaatatatactatttaaattaattcttaaaacaaaaaatataaacaaattaccTAAAACTCCCAGAGGTCCTATTAACAATCAAACCACTACTTAAAGAAGTATGAGGATTAGAACTGTGTGTAGGTAAAGATGTTTGAGCATTTGGAACTGGTGAACCCACCCTTGAAGGGTAATTAGATATCAAACTATTGGGAAAAAGATTTTCTCCTACTCCTCCTAAGTCTAGAAAATCAGCTTCTCCATATAATTTCATAACTATTGTGGCCACATCACTGGGATTTATCGGCAATTTTGCTTGTATTTCTTCATTTGACCACTGAAATACTTTTGACTGTAGTTGGCTATCCATGTTTGACtgcgaaataattaaaaaacaaaaacagtttTTAGGGTTGGAAACTTAAACTAAGcaaataaatgatataaattatGCATAATTATGTACCTGAATTGACAAGTCCAAATATTCAATTGGTACATTGCTAGTATTCGTGATAGTTATAACGCATTCAGTACTCTCACCATTGTATAGTGAGATGTTAGTTATGTTACCAGACATTTCTGGATTTGAAAGATTAATGTTTCCAGCAAGGGACAAAGTTGTCTCTATGGTTATTGTTGGCAAACTTGGAATGACTTCGATTAAGAATGAAGCAGGAAATTTATGAGGCATTGGCATATTTTTAAGTCTACAATTAGACTTAACTCCCAAAGTGTGGGTCGAATAGCCTAATATCTGTAACTCGCCAACTTCCTTAGGTGTTCCGTGAAGGTTAACAGTAGTAGGAGAATCTGGAGCAAGAATTATAGTCTCTGGGATAGATTCGAAGACAACGCCAGAAGTTAAAAGACGCATGTTCGATACTTTCAACTCAAAAGGAAGAGGATTGGTCAATTTCAATTGGACTTCACAAATATCGTCCTCGACCCAGaggtattctaaaaaaaaaagtttttattaattcaaattcaATAACAACCGAAGagatgtttatattataagtatatactaAAAGAAAACCTAACATACCCATTTTGCCctcatcttttttatttttcctctCAAGGCTACCAAAATGTATCGGTGTAAATATGAATGGTCCTTGGTTGGATTTGGATTTTATAAGATGCGGTGTTCGAGGTGGAGGCAATTGTCGTGGATTGAAGTATGAGCAACTTGGTACGTGAGTTAAGTTTGCTGGAGGTATCACTTCTCCTGTTTCCAGGACGAGAGGTACTGGACCCCCTTCACACTGAGCTGAAAGTGCCTGTAGGTAACAAAAGGCAAAGGTAGGTGcaatgttaataaaatgaacTTAACTGGTACAACCTGATGAATCGCTTACCTATGCCTACAAATTTTACCTTACATaggataaaataaagaatagtataGGAATATTAGAAGTACATCATTTTACAACTACTGCTAGTAATGGTAATTTTAgttttccattttttattttttttaacgtggggaaaatccatcttGGTTACCTTCCGGCGCGGGTGTGctagagggttatgtcagactcctactgactaaaaaaccaccacgtgtgagtagtcgtccgcctgggtggggagAGATGGGAACGCGCTAGCAttcacctcgccccggcggtaggcccggacgaaCCCTCAGGGCCCCGGCATAATGGTgagggtggcctcgctcacaacgaGGCCACCCCACAGACATGAATTTTAGTTTTACCTACTAGTAACCAGTCATGGCGACAAACAAAAGACATCGCGAATATTACTTTGTTGTGTTTGGCGTTTGGTCGTTGGCGGCTATAACAGTAGCAATAAACGTTCTCCATAAGAATATGTAACCTTACACATTCGCAAAGCTCAAAGCATTgcttcatttaaaaaacttgtaaaacACCATTATCTGtctcttaatatttaatgtatgtatgtatgtgtgtattatttactgtgtacttatattttattgttatgtacgtgtatatttatacctataggaatatttaatagtttattgtatataatttttttgtataatttgtattgtattttgattgatgtacgtttattatacaccacctacttatttatttttttccccTTAATCCTTACCTTACCTTACTACcttaaggttgcctggaagaaatcgctatcgagcgataaggccgcctcattgtgcattatactttttttctttacaattctgtattaaattactctatgtggtgtacaatatagaataaataaataataattaataactaagaatatttttttttatcgaacaTGAAGTATGTGGTACTTGGCATTTTCTGGATTTCGTCGAAACTATGCTTTACATATTTGTacggtaatataataataaaataaccgtaCCTGCAGCTGTATGGCCAGGTCCCGGTGCTCCTGGCGCGACAGGTGCGGCCACATGGTCTGCAGCAGGAAGGTCATGTGGCGCGTGGCGAGCGCGGGGTGCCCCATCCGGCGGGCGGCCACCACCAGCTCGTGTAGCAACTGGATCTGGAGCGCTGGCCAGCCTGGTTACAGACTCGACTTTTTTATTAGCCTCAAAGCTTGAATTTAGCCCCATAAATCTATTCCCGACTATGATTTACATttagttttcttaattttattattcgctCTTAAAAGTCAAAAGGTACAAAGTACACAGTGTCCACTCTATTTTGCCGCTTCGTACAAGGAATAAACTATCGAAAAGTCACCATATATGTTTGAAATAACTGACATCAATACAAATCAGTTTGGTCATTGACAATCTTTTGCAAACAAAAACGACCACATAAATATAATGCTAATTGTGATATTTGTTATGTCCAGAAGAATAAGGTTTTCTTAAAAGGGCTTAAGTCAATTGAAAAGGCTTAAAAACAGAAacaaattatagtaataaaatcaGTTACATCTTACCCACTTGATGTTGAATAACATAATTAGGATCAAGACTAAGTTTATGACCAGGAAAGCTGTGCAACATGAGGTAGTAACATCGTTGCCAATCAGGATTCGGGTTATTCGCGCTCACTTGTCTAGTAGCAGCGAGGCGTTGACAAAATGCCGCCTTTCGAAGAAAGCCTAGAAAAATAAtcaaagaaatgtttttaacactctcacacaaaaaatgttacaaaaaatatttattcaaactaTATTGTTTAAAGATCATTTGCATGATAGCGAAAAACGGCATAAAAACACATTCCTAacatatatgaaattaaattctAAGTTAGGGTTTCATATTTTTCATCAACTGTAGAATATGTATGTTAAAGATTTTGTCTAAGATACTTACCGATTTCTTTATAGAGCTCAGCGAGTGTATCGAATCTCTGAATTTTCTCTTGCTCacttaatgttaaattaataaatataacgttTTGTAGAAAACTGGACGCGTGCAAGCTGTTATTTTGCTCAACAGCAATTCTAGCTGCCTTAAAACATGCCTCGGTTTCAATTATTCCTGCATTTTGATATTTGCTGTAATGTATTATTGCTTTTCTGTATTTTTCTGCAATTTCCTCTCCGTTGAGTAAATATTGGTTATTAATTTGAGATGGAGGTTGCCTTGGAATCGAAGGGAGATCAGGGCTCAAGTAGGATTTTTGGCTTTGATAGTCGATATCACTTGATGAAGCTAGAGACTCAGTATCTGCATTATCAGTTTCAGACTGTCTGGAAGATGTTTCCACGCTCTCAGAAGAAGATGGAGTTAGTTCACTTGGAGGATTTACAGGACTAGACGTTTTAGATGATTTTAATGGAGATGAATGAAGTTTTAATTTCCGGAAAGGGTCTGTATTAGGCTGATATAATGATAATGGCTTTGTTTTATTGGGAGAGCTTTCTTGTAGAGACGCGTTACGTTGTAAGGGCGTGGAGTTCCTGAGACTTGGATATTGCAGTATAGCAGATGTTGCACAGTGACCtgcaatattatttaagtattttaggAAAATACACATTACACTTTTATGTatgacatttaattaaaaaaaaattaaataccttCTTTAGCTGCGGCTAACCAAAGCCAATCATTAACAGATTTAAGTATTTCTGCAGAAGAATGATATAAACTTAGAGCTTCTGCAATTAATCCTGCTTGTAAGGTTAAGTCTGCCAAATTTTTGGTAACTCGGCCCATACAACGCTTTTTATTATTACGAGATTCCATGTCAAgccctaaaaaaaaaaacagtaaccaATCTtcacttaatttaaaattgccTACCTCAAGAACGTCTGTTcctaaaaaaatgtcaatgcGTGTATGTTAAAGATGTTTAATATCTGGGTGACCGagtttagctcggtattttaataatataaataaatagaaaaaaaaattaataataataatgataaaatatgaataatatttttcgattttaccgacataatagtaaaaaataagaactggccatttaaataaaaaataacgaatgcaattataaaaataaaagaaaaataataaccgATCTGGAAATTGGAAGATTTGAACCGTTATGTTTTCgatcgatcgcgaccggcctatttcccacctgagctattacatcTTTAATTACAGGTGCGAAATtaaccttcgtattctaacgatattgtagccatttttcactgtctaaaaactgggataaagtgacattttctaaaaatgaattctagctagatttatttatcttcccCGAAAtctcctgcatactaaatttcatgataatcgttggagccgtttccgagattcagattctatatataccTAGTCCAGCCATAAGTTCTATTACAAatgaaaaggattttttttttaaatgaagtaattcacgatttgttggagcgcctattagtttttgagaagcaattactctcaatctcgtaattttgtaatttgtatcaattttttatttgacgtaattttttatttttattttataaattgcaTTTGTTACACATcgtgcgttaattcattattaaaaaagatttcatccaaaccggcaacaaatcattttaactctctcttctactaatgcttcacgatttactaaaaataccgagctaagctcggtcacccaggtacttaccTTAGAAAAtgatagataaaataatatattaatttctaaaaaggATATACTTtgtctattataatatttaatttggacGCAAAATTTAGGAGttaatgtaaaatcaaatgaaacgacGCCGCGTCGCGCCGCTCGTTTAAGTAGCCCAAGTAGCGCAGTatgatagtttaaaaatattgtttttttctcaaattgacgcgggtttaacaaaaaaaaaatcatacagtAGGTACGtgtaagaaataatacataccaACAAAATCTCTTTTCTCAAATGGAGCCAACAATAGGGAGACCTTTTCCAATTTCTCTCTCGATCTTTCCAATCTTTTTGATTCAACCACccaaaataatgaattaataagATCGGCCACATGCTGCTCAAGATCTGGCACAGGGTCGTTTTCTCCATAGAATAGTCCATGAGTCTTAAAATTCGATGGGGTCGTAAAATTTTCTTCTTGCACTGAATATGATGTATTAGAAGATGTGGATCTAGGAAAACTCCCAACTGAAGATAAGCTATCTGGCTGATCACTTGGAAGTGATGtcctataaataatattgaaatattttaaaatactagctTGGCTTTTATGTAGTAAACTACACACACTTTACAGGGACTAGTTGTTTAATTCACATCCTGTGTCTGggtgtcattttttttaattctttattttttttagggacgtttgtctacacagacatgccagccccatcataccctaattGTCACTAAgtctaagaaatggagaaagaatcattgatgatgtaagatcatattaactaacaaatttgttgcatcagacaaaggttctgttaacacagaaaaaaaaagtacccatatcaaatttatttatactaaaacgtttcatcaatgattctctCTTACGCGTTAGTATGTAGCTATCTTTGCTAGACAGTCAGCCTTCTCGTTACCACTAAGACCTATATGCGATGGAACCCACTGCAGCTTCACATTTATATTCCTAATCCGAAGTTCGTTGAAAATGTTAACGATTGTGTAGGCTATCGATACACCTCTGCTATATCCAGAGGCGCATCGAGCCAAATGTTGTAAACTACTTTTACTATCCGTGAAAATGACAATATTTTGGTTATTCAGTGTACTGAGACATTTTAAAGCCTCTGAAACTGCAATGAAATTCTGCCGtcattatacaaacatttgataaaattttaaattgaccaAAAACATCCCCTTTCTGGTTACAATAAGCACATCTAAGTCCAGCTTCGCTCCTCGAAccatctgtaaatatttgtgtCCAACCAGAATACTTTTCGTATAATTCTTTCACAACACTAATTTTCAGAGATGCGCTTTCATAGCTTCTTTTCGATAATTTAATACAACTCAAATTAGTTTCTATGACATTActtaaatcaaaactactaaCCCATGAATTCAATTTAAACATTTCTAATAGGTTCGAGGAGTGAATCTGGACCTGTTTACATTCACGATATACTAATAAAAGTAAcgggtttttaatattttggcaGTATCTCTATATCTTGAGGAACTTAAATCTTTCAAAAGTTTAATTGTTGTATTATTTGACCAAGATCtacatttcatacaatatttatatgctAAATACAATCTCCCAATAAACAATGGTTGAATACACAATTCATTCTCCATTACACGTATAGGAGTACTTCTAATGAATCCACCTATTATTCGAAGGGCCTGGTTTTGGACCTtgtcaattttataaagatgTGTTTTTGCACTGTTATCGTAAAAATAGCAATCATTATCAATCCTGCTCCTAATCAAAGACAAGTATAAGGATCGAATATGCCTTGGATGGATACCCAAACCAGACCCAGCCAacgcttttaataaatttaaaaattttgtagatTTCTCAACAATCTCATTGATATGTTTGCTCCAACGCAACGATACAACACAACAACACAAGTAAGAGGTGATAAAATCAACTTGTTTTCTATAAACCATTTCAACCGTTTTCCTATcatgttatgaaatattttacacaaacacGATATAAGTGAGATAGGTCTTAAGTTGATTTCTGAATTTAAGCCATTATGTGATTTAGGAATGGGAACTATCAAAATTGTACGCCATTGCTTTGACACAATAGCCGAATTAAATATAGCATTAAATATTGTTGGAAGTGATTTTTACCAGCCAatggtaaattaaaaatcatggaATACGTAAAACCATCAGAATTTGCCAATGTCTGACATTGGCAAATCCTGTCTGTGAGTGTGAGAGATTTTATGTTTATGGTAAATGCGATCATGGAGTTTATCAATTAAAGGGTGAGAAGAGTTTCGTACGGCATTAATAAGGAACCTGTCACATAAGAACTGTCTGCGTAGATGTAAAGGAGGATCAACCAATTCTACTTGAAGGGCATTAGTAGGAGACATTTTCATTGCTCCAGCTATAATTCGTAGGCATATCGCTTGTAATCTAGTCCAATATGAGAGAGCGACTTTATAACATGGTTCCAAAACAAAACTTGCGTAGTCAAGATGACTACGTATAATCGCATTGTACAACAACTTCTGAGAATAAGGGTGCGATCCCCATCTAACGCCCGAGAGTGAtcttagaatattaatattttttttcacatttgttagaaatataatttagatgtTGAACGCCCGACATTTTGGAGTCCAGTATCACTACCAAAAATTTTACGTGATTCTGAATGGCAATAGGTTGATTATTGATGTGAAGAGACACGCTATCTGGAACAGAGCGTTTTCGAGTGCAAACGATGCCAGAGACCATGATCAGTTAACCAATTATTTAAGTAGTGCAGGACAGAATTAAGTTTAGAAGTGGAGTCGGAAAATGATGAAAAACAAGAGTAAAGAGCAATGTCATCAGCATATTGTAGAATATTGCAAACACGGAGGACCGATTTGTCAAGGTCGTAAATATACAAATTGTACAAAAGAGGGCTCAGAACGGAGCCCTGAGGAAGCCCTTTCCAGACTATTCTTTTTGGAAGTAATAATCCTTGGACACGAACCGTGAAGTATCGGGCAgagtaaacattaaaaacaatattgatcATTCTCATCGGCAAGTTTAAGTTAAACATTTTCTGACGGAGAATATGGAGCTCAACGTTATCGTATGCAGATGAGGTATCAAGGAAGGCGCCAATAACATGTTTCTCAGAGCTAAGGGCATGCCAAACATCGGTGGTAAAGATGCTGAAGCTATTTAAAGAGCTCATACCCTTCCTAAAGCCAAATTGGTATTTAGACAATAGGCCTCGACTATACATAAACTACtctaatctatttttaataaggtGTTCCATAATTTTAGTCATAACAGATGAAAGAGCAATTGGTCTATATGAAGAAGGATTCCTGGGGTCTTTATTAGGTTTTAGGATAGGAATGGTAATATGAGTTTTCCACGAATCAGGGACAATTTCGGAGCTATAGATGAAATTAAAGATATCaagcaaatataatttaacagaAGTGGGGGATTTCATAATGAAGG from Melitaea cinxia chromosome 15, ilMelCinx1.1, whole genome shotgun sequence includes:
- the LOC123660369 gene encoding protein brunelleschi — its product is MRSSVSYILSHAPGESVMSHPDYAQHAQHHACLLVLVKGIGGVLKNFNKLWERIQRVNNIKVTDSSGQVRDIWVRYVRDYPVENNDWGDFQTHRRLLGLITLSKFANQIELNEVCRVHESLKVKYSSTLYDSRAFMFGPGSNLKKPQQEPETYNPFDDDKLKEKASLSDKTSLPSDQPDSLSSVGSFPRSTSSNTSYSVQEENFTTPSNFKTHGLFYGENDPVPDLEQHVADLINSLFWVVESKRLERSREKLEKVSLLLAPFEKRDFVGLDMESRNNKKRCMGRVTKNLADLTLQAGLIAEALSLYHSSAEILKSVNDWLWLAAAKEGHCATSAILQYPSLRNSTPLQRNASLQESSPNKTKPLSLYQPNTDPFRKLKLHSSPLKSSKTSSPVNPPSELTPSSSESVETSSRQSETDNADTESLASSSDIDYQSQKSYLSPDLPSIPRQPPSQINNQYLLNGEEIAEKYRKAIIHYSKYQNAGIIETEACFKAARIAVEQNNSLHASSFLQNVIFINLTLSEQEKIQRFDTLAELYKEIGFLRKAAFCQRLAATRQVSANNPNPDWQRCYYLMLHSFPGHKLSLDPNYVIQHQVGWPALQIQLLHELVVAARRMGHPALATRHMTFLLQTMWPHLSRQEHRDLAIQLQALSAQCEGGPVPLVLETGEVIPPANLTHVPSCSYFNPRQLPPPRTPHLIKSKSNQGPFIFTPIHFGSLERKNKKDEGKMEYLWVEDDICEVQLKLTNPLPFELKVSNMRLLTSGVVFESIPETIILAPDSPTTVNLHGTPKEVGELQILGYSTHTLGVKSNCRLKNMPMPHKFPASFLIEVIPSLPTITIETTLSLAGNINLSNPEMSGNITNISLYNGESTECVITITNTSNVPIEYLDLSIQSNMDSQLQSKVFQWSNEEIQAKLPINPSDVATIVMKLYGEADFLDLGGVGENLFPNSLISNYPSRVGSPVPNAQTSLPTHSSNPHTSLSSGLIVNRTSGSFRSTNSQTTSWSAPLSIMPPSRGRQIETQIIIRYSGGVGKDLHCRQSILQMNLELLPSVSITHWDVLPAEIPSQLYLVLDITNLTNEEMDFHYTPTKHILIEGKESRRVPVPLDRCPFTTPITKIEEDTAEPKSISTGTSINSLELMCSEHLTKNVDLQWHLLQSNITGRASVKGITLSQTMMDIVRMSPLNWEVSLNNQCIKPQEEYNCMAGECLSLGVAVWNHLSRPLHKLCLSVQFYQDYNNGVLNYKLDNRVATAGNNKVVLTTLLESAKAYHECTVVFLTPGEYKIDIQCSTTEPILDEVPHIKDTNQVPVQSCASEISHVWRFIPPVAISVTD